The DNA sequence TGGCAGTGATACTAAAGATGCTGCTGCAGTTGCATAAGTTCCAGTGGATGCACATCTTCTACTAAGTTCTTCCATGATTATTGCATATGATACGTAATCAGCACCTGCTCCCCCATATTCCTGAGGTATAGTAACACTTGTATATTTTGTTTGAGCCATTTTATCTAATAATTCTCTAGGCATTTCTCCAGTTTTATCAATTTCTTCTGGTAAAGTTGCCATTTCTCTGCTTACAAAATCTCTTACAGCTTTTCTTAAAAGTTCTTGCTCTTTATTAAATATCATATTCTCCTCCATTTTTATATTCTAATATTTTTGATATGAGATATTATAAAAACGAAATCTTTATAAATAGTGATTATATAGATTTCGATTGTTGCAAATATAAATTTAGGCGAAGCTAAGCATTTCAGAGAAGGCTTGAATACGAGTTCTTACTTGCTCATTATTTGATGTTTGTTGATCTACCTCTATATATAATGTAGGTATATTTTTTGATTCAATATCTCCTTTAACCACTGGATAATCGTATTCTTCTGGATCACAGAACTTCATCATACAGAATATTACTCCATCTGCACCTTTAGCTTTTACTTCATCCACTATCATAGATCCACGCTTTTTCTCTGGATCATAAGCTAATGAACATCCTTCTATGTTTGACCACTGTCTTGCAAGTCTTTCTAAAGCATCTTTTCCTTCTGGCACTAAAGTTCTAAATTGTCTAGACTCTTGAGCTAAATCATCTCCAACAACAGTTATATTGTTTTCTTCTAAAATATCTAAAATATCTTTTGAGTCTAATGAAATCCCAGTAAGTATAACTTTACTTCCCATACATTCTTCAGTTTCCATTTTCTTAAGATTAGCTATAAGACTTTTAACTAATTCAGTATGCTTTTCTTTTCTCATGAAGAATCCACTTTTTATAACTAAGTTTCTAACTGAAGGTTTTATAGTTTCTGGATATTTAGGAGATAATGCTACAAATTCTTGCATTACTTTTCTATGCTCATTGTAAACATCTATACTATCTTGTAATTTCTCTTCTGTTATCTCATGACCACATATTTTCTCTAACTCTTTTTTAATATTTTTAAATTCATTTACTAGATATTTCACACCTGATTCTAATTTTCTATTTTGAGGATATACCAATGCTATATAAGGCACTTTAGGAACTGCAACTTTCCAGTTTTGGCCTAAACAAATTAATGTATCACACATTCCTGGTATTATAACAGCTGAAAGTTCGTTGTAAGCTCCTTTAAGACCAAATTCTAAAGATGATTGCATTATTGAACATGCAAACGCTGGAAAATATTGTTTTGCTAAATCTAATTCAGTGTGTCCACCCCATATTCCTACAGGAAGCATACCTCCTGCATGAATTATTTCTTCTGGACAGTAAACAGGAAAACAACCTATAGCTTTATTTCCAGTATCTTTTTTAAAATTTTTTACAGCTTCATTTGGATTTTCAACAGCTTCTTTCATTGTTGCTAAAATAGATTCCATTATATTTCACCTCTATTAAGATTTTTTCTCTCTTCCATAACTTCAACTAGACCTTGTATTCTAGTCTCAAATTGAGCTTTAGTAAATGCTCTAGGATCAGCTTGATCTCCATCAAACCCAGCTGATGGTATTTTTGTAATTTCTTCAGTTTGTCTTTGCATTTCATACTGAATCAAACTCATAAGTTTACAGCTTCTATTCATATGATAGAAAGCTCCATCACATTTACCATCTCTTAAAGAGTTCACTCTAAATTCGGTCATTTTATCTAAGTTAACATTATTAAACATTCCACTGTAAGCTCTTGCCATTCCATCAAGATCATTAACTTCATATTGAAGTGCCCAAGCATGTGGGTAAACACTACCTGTCATATTCACTCCATATTTTGCTAGTGTTTTCATTTTAAAACCTATAGTAGGCCAGCAAGGTATTCCTTCCATCATTATTCTGTATTTTTCTTCTCCTCTAAATGTAGATATTTTATTTTTCTTATTTTCTTCTAATTCTTCTATTAAAATTTTAAATGCTTCAGTAGTCTCTTTTTTACCTCTAGCACATACTATTACTGCCATATACGTAAATAAATCAAATCCGTTCATTGGAGATGGGTCTGATCCTTCAGGCAAGCTCATTGAATATTTCCAAAGTCTACCGTTTTCTGCTGATATCTTCATTACTTCTTCAAATTTTTTAGGATCAAATTTCTTGCCTGATATTTTTTCAAGCTCTTTTATTGCTTCTTCAAACTGTGCTTTAATGTATTCAACTCTTTCATCTGTAACATGATCTTCATTATTAAAAGGTACATCTATCATAATCATAGGAATATTTAATTCTTTTGATATATTTTCATACCATTTTATAACTTGATCACATATATTGTTACAACATAGCAAAAAGTCTGGTGTAGGCATATTTAAAGTATCACTTTTTCCTTTTTCTAAAAATCCAAAATTGGCTCTAGCATAAGCACATAAATCTATAGAATATCCTTTAGCTTCTGCTCTCTCACATAAATCTAAGGATTCTTTTTTCGCCGCTACTCCTGCTGCATGATTTTCTGGATAACATAAGTTTAAGTCAAATACTTCTGCTAATTCCTGTGGAAATACTGAAGTAGCCCAACCAACTGGTCTACCTTCTTCTTTAGCTTTAAAAGCATTTGCATACTGCTCAGCTAAGAGCTCGTTAATTACTGTTTTAGCATCTTTTTTTTCAGACATTTTCATCCCTCTTTACCATTATTTTTTTATTTCATTATAAGCATATATAGCTGCTCCTAAGGCTCCTGTAAGTTGAGGTATGTCAGGAACTATAATTTTAGTTTCCAATTCTTTTTCCATAGCTTTAACAACCCCTGAATTTTTTGCAACTCCCCCAACCATTACTACATCTTCCTTCACGCCAAGTCTTTTTACAAGGCTTGCGACTCTTTTAGCAACTGATGTATGAATTCCTGCAACTATATCTTCTATTGCTATATCATTTGACAAATGTGATATAACTTCTGATTCAGCAAAAACTGTACAAGTATTACTTATAGATACTTCATTTTTAGATTTTATAGATATATCTCCAAGATCTGATACGTCTACTTCAACAATTTTTGCCATTACATCTAAAAACCTGCCTGTACCTGCTGCACACTTATCATTCATCAAGAAATTTAACAAAATCCCATTTTCATCTAACTTAAGTGCCTTAGCATCTTGCCCTCCAATATCTATCACAGTTCTTACTGTAGGTATCAAAAACTTTACACCCTTAGTATGACAACTTAACTCGCTTATTTGTTTATGAGTATTTGCATATTTCATACGACCATATCCAGTTACTACAGTATTTTTTATATCATCTTCTGTTATACTAAGTTTTTTATACAAATCTTCAAGAACTCTAGCTGGACCGCTAGTTCCTGTACCTGAGGGTATTGTAGAATAAGCTACTATTTCCTTCCCATCTTTTAAGATGATTCCTTTAGATGCAGTTGATCCTATATCTAATCCCATTGTGTACATTTTTTAGTCTCCCCTTTATATCTCTAGACTAGTTCTTTTGCATCATCTAATTTAATAGCTTGAGAATTAACCATATCTAATATTTCTTCTTCTGTGTATCCTATAGATTTAAGAACTTCTTTGGTATGTTGACCAAGTCTAGGTGCTGGCTCGTATTCCTTAATGCCCATAGTTTTAAATTTAACTGGTCCGTTTACTAACACACCTTCATTTCCATTTTCATAAGTAGTTTTAAATAGAAAATCGTTTGCCCAAGCTTGATCATCATTAATGATATCTTCACAACTTTGAACTTTCTCAAACGGAAGATCTGCTTCTTCTAATAGAGCTGACCATTCATCTAATGTTTTTTCAAGCATTGCTTTTTCTACTATTTTTACCATTTCATCAACATGCATTGGCATTACTTTTATATCATTAAATCTATCATCTTTCATTATTTCTGGTCTGTTTATAACTTCACAGAATTTTGGAAGCCACTTATTATATTGAATTAAAGCAAGTTGTATCCATTTGCCATCTTTGCACTTGTAAGTAGTCATAAGTGGACTGTTTGGTTCTGTTCTTGATATAGGCATTTCATTTCCATATTGAGATGTTGTAATCATCATTCCCATTCCATAAAGTGCAGTATGGAATAAGCTTACTGTTACTCTATCACCTTCACCTGTAATTTGTTTTTTATAAAGAGCTGCTAATATACCAGCTGTTAATGATATTCCTGCATAGTGATCTCCAAATCCAGCAGCAGTATTACATGGTGAAGTTCCCTTTTCCATAAGGGATTGACTTACCCCACCTCTAGCAAAATATGCTGTATAATCAAATCCTGGTTTATCTTTTAATGGACCTTCTTCTCCATATCCTAAAATATGAGCATGTATAAGTCCTGGAAAATCATCTTTTAATTGATCATAAGTAAGCCCCATCTTAGCAAGAGCTTTCTCTCTTACATTTGTTACAAATATATCTGATTTAGATAGGAGCTTGTGAAGTATTTCAACTCCCTCTTTTGTTTTAACATTTACACTTATACCTTTTTTATTTCCATTTTCTAATTCAAACATTGGATTTTCATCATCAGTACACGGAGATTTAAAAGTTCCACCCATAACTCTTATGCCATCGCCACCTAGTGGTTCGATTTTAATTACCTCTGCTCCCCAATCTGCAAGTAATTTGGCACAACAAGGCGCCGCTACAAAGCTTGATAATTCAACAACTCTAACACCTTTTAGTAATGCTCTATTATCCATAACTGAACCTCCTATAAATTGTAAATTTTATAATTTGAATTTAGTAACTAAGAATTTTTTAAAATAATTTTTATAAATTTTGAATTGAAATTTTATTTGATACTATATTTTGTTAAGCATTTATCGTGCCAACTTTTATTTTTCTTTTTAAATCGTTAATTTTTACACATTTTAATGTGTTTCTTTTTCGAATCACAGATATTATTAAAATTTATTTTTATTGCAAAATCCAACACTACTCTTGCATAATGCAATGATTTACGTATTTTTAAATTTTATCTAAGTCTAAAAATAATAACATTTTATTAAAATGATAAATTTATATTGTTGTATAATTAACAATTGCATGCTATGATTTAATCATCAAGGCATATTATTAGTTAATTTTTTAATTTTTAATATGCCCTTTGTAGCTATGTTTATTTTTAATAATTAATAGATAAGCTAATCATATAAATATACTGTTATAGTATCTATTTTTTATATTACTTTTTTAATTGTATAATAGCTTGTCTATTGAAAAACAAGGAGGCTTTATATGAAAATATTGATGTTTAGTGCACGTGAACATGAATTGCCTGCAATATCAAAGTGGATTGAGGAAAATGAAAATAATATTCAAGTCGATACAATTAAAGAAGGTTTATCCTCATTAACCGTTGATAAAGCCAAAGGTTATGATGGAATCTCAATCCAACAAACTAATTTAATTAATGAACCAATAGTATATGAAAAATTAAAGGAATTTGGAATAAAACAAATAGCTTCTAGAACAGCTGGAGTTGATATGATTGATCTAGACCAAGCTGTTAAAAACGATCTTATTATAACAAACGTACCTGCTTATTCTCCAAACTCAGTAGCAGAACTTGCTGTAACTCAGACTATGAATCTACTTAGAAATATGCATCTTATATACAGAAATGTTCATGCTGGTGACTTTAGATGGTCAGCAAATCTAATAGCTAGAGAGGTTAGATCTATTACAGTCGGTATAGTTGGTACAGGTAAAATAGGTTCAACTGCTGCTAAATTATTCAAGGGCTTAGGTGCAAATGTTATAGCTTTTGATGCTTATGAAAATGAATCCTTAAAAGATATTTTGACTTATAAAGATACCTTAGAAGATCTTCTTAAAGAATCTGATGTTGTATCCCTACATACTCCTCTTACAGAAGAAACAAAACATATGATAAACAAAGATAATTTAAAGCTTATGAAAAAAAATTCCTACTTAGTAAATGCTGGACGAGGTGGAATTATTAATACAGATGATTTAATCGAAGCTTTGGAAAACGGTATCATAGCTGGTGCGGCTTTAGATACATTTGAAACTGAAGGTGCCTTCTTAAATCAAGTAATACCTCATCATGACCTTACTGATCCTCAAATAAAAAAATTATTAAATATGGAAAATGTGTTATTTACTCATCATATAGGTTATTTCACAACTACTGCAGTTGATAATATAGTAAGTATAAGTTTAGACTGTGTAAAAGATGTCTTAAATACTGGCAATAGTGCTAATAATGTATTGGCATCAATGAGTATAAACTAATTTTAAATAAAAAAAGACGCTCAATTAGAGCGTCTATATCTTTATGTTTATATAAAATTTACGATTATAAAATTTTTCTAGTCTCTTACACGCTTTAATTTTACTACAGTTTCAACATGAGGAGTATTTGGGAACATATCCATTAACTTAACCTTTTCTACCTCATATCCATAATGTTTGAATTCTACTAAGTCTAATACTAATGTTTTTGGATTACATGATATATAAACTATTTCCTTAGAATTAAATCCAGCTATATCTCTTATCGCATCCTTATGAACTCCAGGTCTTGGTGGATCTACTATTATTATATCTGGTTTAGCTTTTAACTTATTTACTGTTTTAGCTACATCTCCAGCTATAAATTCACAATTAGTTAATCCATTTAATTTAGCATTTTTATTAGCAGCTTCTACAGCTTCTTCTATTAACTCTATACCATATACTTTCTTAGCTTTTTCAGCCATTACTTGACCTATTGTCCCAGTTCCACTGTATAAATCAAATATAACTTTATTATTATGTTCTCCAACAAACTCTCTAGCTATTTTATATAATTCTTCTGCACCTTTTGTATTTGTTTGGAAGAACGAGAATGGAGATATTTTAAATTTAAGTCCTAAAAGTTCTTCTTGTATATAATCTCTTCCATGTAAAACTCTTAATTCATCACAATTAACAGCATCAGCTAATCCATCATTTATAGTATGAAGTATACTTACTAATTCACATTTTAAATCTAAATTTAGTAACATCTCCTTATACTCTGTCATATCAAAATCTTCTTGAGATGATGTAACTATATTTACCATCATTTCATTAGTATTTATACCTTTTCTAACAACAAGATTTCTTAAATAACCTTTATGGCTCATATTTCTATAGTATGGAAGTTTTTTTTCATTGAAAAATTCAACTGTTGAAGTTAATACTTTTATAAAGTCATCATCAACTAAGAAACATCCATCAACAGTTATAATATCAATATGTTTACCTTTTTTATGCAGACCTAAAGTTAAAGGTCCATCTTTCATTTCATCTCCAAATGTATACTCCATTTTATTTCTATATTCTTTTGTTTTTGGACTTCGTTCAATCCCCTGGAAGTTAAATCCAAATATATCTTGTTCTAAAAATAAGTCCATAACTTGTCTTTCTTTTATTTCAATTTGCTTTTCATATGGAACTGATAAAATACTACATCCTCCACATTGATTAAAGTGTTTACATGGAATCTCTGTTTCTAATGGTGAGTTTTCTAATAGCTCTAACATTTTTACATCAGCTTTTCCACTTCTAGTTTTCTTAACTGAAGCTTTTACCTTTTGGCCCGTTATTCCACCTTTCATATATATGTCTCTATTTCCTAGACGACTTACAGAAGTTCCACCAAACTCCATCTTATCAACTTCAAATTCTATAATATCTCTTCTCTTCACTATTTTTTCCTCCGTGTGTAATACTATCTTTCTTCTATAAGTTTTATCTCTTCATCTGTTAATTCTCTATATTCACCTAAATTAAGATTTTCATCTAAATGCAATCTTCCCATAGATAATCTTTTTAAATAAGTAACTTTCTTACCTACACTCTCAAACATTCTCTTAACTTGATGAAACTTACCTTCATGTATAGTAAGTTCAATTTCAGAAGTTTCTCCGCTTTCAATTATTCTTAAATTAGCTGGCATAGTTTTATATCCATCATCTAATTCAACACCTTCTTTAAAAGCTTTTACATCAGTTTCATCTACAAATCCATCTATTTTTGCAAAATAAGTTTTTGGAACATGACCTTTTGGAGATAAAACTCTATGTGTAAGTTTTCCATCATTAGTTAAAACTAATAATCCTTCTGTATCTTTATCTAATCTTCCTACTGGAAATGGATCAAAAGCTAAAAACTTAGAATCTATTAAATCAAGAACTATAGGGTCATACTTATCAAAAGTTGCTGAAATATATCCATCTGGCTTGTTTAGCATTAAATATATGAATTCTTTGTATTCTATAGTCTCACCATTAAATACTACTACATCTTTATCTGTATCCACTTGCAGTCCAGGATTTTTTTCAGTTTTCCCATTAACAGTTACTAATCCTTTTTTACAATCTCTTTTTATTTCAGCTCTACTTCCATATCCTAAATTTGAAAGTATTTTATCTAAGCGTTGTTTTTTAGCCATAAACGTTACCTACCTTTTTAGAAATGCTCTCCATTTTCATAATACTTCTCTTTTTCAAATACAGTAAATGCTAAGTCCA is a window from the Paraclostridium sordellii genome containing:
- the hadC gene encoding (R)-2-hydroxyisocaproyl-CoA dehydratase subunit beta; this encodes MESILATMKEAVENPNEAVKNFKKDTGNKAIGCFPVYCPEEIIHAGGMLPVGIWGGHTELDLAKQYFPAFACSIMQSSLEFGLKGAYNELSAVIIPGMCDTLICLGQNWKVAVPKVPYIALVYPQNRKLESGVKYLVNEFKNIKKELEKICGHEITEEKLQDSIDVYNEHRKVMQEFVALSPKYPETIKPSVRNLVIKSGFFMRKEKHTELVKSLIANLKKMETEECMGSKVILTGISLDSKDILDILEENNITVVGDDLAQESRQFRTLVPEGKDALERLARQWSNIEGCSLAYDPEKKRGSMIVDEVKAKGADGVIFCMMKFCDPEEYDYPVVKGDIESKNIPTLYIEVDQQTSNNEQVRTRIQAFSEMLSFA
- the hadB gene encoding (R)-2-hydroxyisocaproyl-CoA dehydratase subunit alpha; amino-acid sequence: MSEKKDAKTVINELLAEQYANAFKAKEEGRPVGWATSVFPQELAEVFDLNLCYPENHAAGVAAKKESLDLCERAEAKGYSIDLCAYARANFGFLEKGKSDTLNMPTPDFLLCCNNICDQVIKWYENISKELNIPMIMIDVPFNNEDHVTDERVEYIKAQFEEAIKELEKISGKKFDPKKFEEVMKISAENGRLWKYSMSLPEGSDPSPMNGFDLFTYMAVIVCARGKKETTEAFKILIEELEENKKNKISTFRGEEKYRIMMEGIPCWPTIGFKMKTLAKYGVNMTGSVYPHAWALQYEVNDLDGMARAYSGMFNNVNLDKMTEFRVNSLRDGKCDGAFYHMNRSCKLMSLIQYEMQRQTEEITKIPSAGFDGDQADPRAFTKAQFETRIQGLVEVMEERKNLNRGEI
- a CDS encoding acyl-CoA dehydratase activase; the protein is MYTMGLDIGSTASKGIILKDGKEIVAYSTIPSGTGTSGPARVLEDLYKKLSITEDDIKNTVVTGYGRMKYANTHKQISELSCHTKGVKFLIPTVRTVIDIGGQDAKALKLDENGILLNFLMNDKCAAGTGRFLDVMAKIVEVDVSDLGDISIKSKNEVSISNTCTVFAESEVISHLSNDIAIEDIVAGIHTSVAKRVASLVKRLGVKEDVVMVGGVAKNSGVVKAMEKELETKIIVPDIPQLTGALGAAIYAYNEIKK
- a CDS encoding CaiB/BaiF CoA transferase family protein, with the protein product MDNRALLKGVRVVELSSFVAAPCCAKLLADWGAEVIKIEPLGGDGIRVMGGTFKSPCTDDENPMFELENGNKKGISVNVKTKEGVEILHKLLSKSDIFVTNVREKALAKMGLTYDQLKDDFPGLIHAHILGYGEEGPLKDKPGFDYTAYFARGGVSQSLMEKGTSPCNTAAGFGDHYAGISLTAGILAALYKKQITGEGDRVTVSLFHTALYGMGMMITTSQYGNEMPISRTEPNSPLMTTYKCKDGKWIQLALIQYNKWLPKFCEVINRPEIMKDDRFNDIKVMPMHVDEMVKIVEKAMLEKTLDEWSALLEEADLPFEKVQSCEDIINDDQAWANDFLFKTTYENGNEGVLVNGPVKFKTMGIKEYEPAPRLGQHTKEVLKSIGYTEEEILDMVNSQAIKLDDAKELV
- a CDS encoding D-2-hydroxyacid dehydrogenase, which gives rise to MKILMFSAREHELPAISKWIEENENNIQVDTIKEGLSSLTVDKAKGYDGISIQQTNLINEPIVYEKLKEFGIKQIASRTAGVDMIDLDQAVKNDLIITNVPAYSPNSVAELAVTQTMNLLRNMHLIYRNVHAGDFRWSANLIAREVRSITVGIVGTGKIGSTAAKLFKGLGANVIAFDAYENESLKDILTYKDTLEDLLKESDVVSLHTPLTEETKHMINKDNLKLMKKNSYLVNAGRGGIINTDDLIEALENGIIAGAALDTFETEGAFLNQVIPHHDLTDPQIKKLLNMENVLFTHHIGYFTTTAVDNIVSISLDCVKDVLNTGNSANNVLASMSIN
- the rlmD gene encoding 23S rRNA (uracil(1939)-C(5))-methyltransferase RlmD, giving the protein MKRRDIIEFEVDKMEFGGTSVSRLGNRDIYMKGGITGQKVKASVKKTRSGKADVKMLELLENSPLETEIPCKHFNQCGGCSILSVPYEKQIEIKERQVMDLFLEQDIFGFNFQGIERSPKTKEYRNKMEYTFGDEMKDGPLTLGLHKKGKHIDIITVDGCFLVDDDFIKVLTSTVEFFNEKKLPYYRNMSHKGYLRNLVVRKGINTNEMMVNIVTSSQEDFDMTEYKEMLLNLDLKCELVSILHTINDGLADAVNCDELRVLHGRDYIQEELLGLKFKISPFSFFQTNTKGAEELYKIAREFVGEHNNKVIFDLYSGTGTIGQVMAEKAKKVYGIELIEEAVEAANKNAKLNGLTNCEFIAGDVAKTVNKLKAKPDIIIVDPPRPGVHKDAIRDIAGFNSKEIVYISCNPKTLVLDLVEFKHYGYEVEKVKLMDMFPNTPHVETVVKLKRVRD
- a CDS encoding pseudouridine synthase codes for the protein MAKKQRLDKILSNLGYGSRAEIKRDCKKGLVTVNGKTEKNPGLQVDTDKDVVVFNGETIEYKEFIYLMLNKPDGYISATFDKYDPIVLDLIDSKFLAFDPFPVGRLDKDTEGLLVLTNDGKLTHRVLSPKGHVPKTYFAKIDGFVDETDVKAFKEGVELDDGYKTMPANLRIIESGETSEIELTIHEGKFHQVKRMFESVGKKVTYLKRLSMGRLHLDENLNLGEYRELTDEEIKLIEER